The following DNA comes from Sphingomonas flavescens.
CTTCATTAAGTTCACGCCGGGCGGCCGCATTTGCGTGAACTTAGGCCGCGCAGCCCTCTACAAACGGCGAATTCGCGGGCCATTCATGGCCTTTGCTTTCGCCAACATGCGGTCCAGTTCTTCCTGATAAGCCCGCGCGGCTTCCTCGCGCGCTTGGCGCTCGGCGGCGCGCTGTTCGTCGAGCGCCTTCATCTCCATGAAATAGGCATGACGGTTGAGCGCGTCGTTGCGGTAGTATTTGACGTCGTTGCAGCGGCCGCTGAGCAGGGCGAACGCAAGGCGGTCATTGCGGCGATGCTCGATTCGGACCAGCCGGCCCTTACGATAGACAGGCACCAATGAACCGTTCAGCGCACGGTCGAGCGCATCTTCGCGCATGCGATCGAGGCCCTCCTTCGCCGCCTGGTCCCAAGCGACCGCAAAGCCGTCGGCTCCCTCAACCCGAAGCAGGCGGTAAGCGCTACTGACGCTTCGTCCCACGGCGCGGGCGGCGACGCTGACACAGCCCGTCTGCTGCAGGCAGGCGATGAATTCGCGCTGCACTTGCTCCGACCAGCCACCGCGGCGGTTCCGAAGTCGGGGCACCGGATCGAACGCGATTGGATCCGGCGCCGGCTCGGCATCGCGGTCCGCGAGCAGGTCGGCGGCGGTCACAGTGACCGGGATGCGGGCAACAAGCTGATGGCTTAGCGTGAGGCGATCGGGTTTGTGCGTCATCCGCGAGGATATGCGGGATCAATCACCATGTAGGAAAGGCTTCGCGCGGCAACGGGACCATCGCGACGAAGCAGCGGATTGCTACGGGGTGCTGGGGGCAGGTCAATGGCCGCCCGCCCCCAGCGGGGGGCTCATCTCGACGCGCCAGCGATGCTGATCGTCATCACGAGCGGCGTGCCGAAACTTGCAGCACGAAACGCTTGCCGGATCTGCGGCCGCGCACCCGCCCAGGCGCCGTCCTGGCAATAATGGCGGTCGTAATCGGCGGTGTCGTCCACGCGGTCTGCCGTAAGTCTGACCGGGCAAACCTCGTCCACGGCCGCGTAAACGCGGTGAATTAGCAGCCGCTTGCCCTCGCGTGAAGTCAGCGACAGGTCGGCGTACGAAACGTAGCGAACCATCGGATCAACGCGCTTCGAAATGACGACGGGCTTGACCGGTCTGGCGGTTGAAGTTGCCGAGAACAGCATCGAACCGGCAAGGGCAGCTCCGACGAATGCTAATTGCCGCATGGGCATGCGAGCTCTCCTTGATTGTGAGTTCCTGAATTGCCGAAAAAAGGCCGGGGCAGGCCGGCGGCGGCCTGCCCTCGGCTCCCGCTCTACTTCTGCGCTCCCGTGATCCCGAGCGTCATGACGAGCGGCGTTCCGACCTCCGCTGCGCGAATGGCCTTGCGGATCTGCGGCTGCGCTCCGCGCCAGGCATAATCCTTGCAGTAGAGCCGGTCATAGGTCACCGCGAACTCCGCTTCGTCCGACGACAGGCTCAACGGACAGACTTCATCCACCGCCTGACCAACCCTTCGGTAAAGGAGGTGCTTCCCCTCCTTGGACGTGAGCGACAAGTCGGCGAACGACACATAGCGGGTCAGCGGGTCGATATGCTTTTCAATGACCACCGGCTGGCTGTTTTTCGCCATGGAGGCGGTGGCCGTGACGAGCAGCGATCCAACGAAGGCGGCTGCCCCGATACATGCGAGTTGACGTGCGTCCATGTTCTCTCTCCCTCGCTCTGCGGATTACGATCCGCGAACTCCGGAGATGAACCTTTCAGTTTATTGACGGAGGTTAATTTCGACGGGTTTCGGCGGTTTTTCAACGATTGGCACTTCCATCGACGAACCTTGCTCGGCGAGGGCACGAACGGTCTCGGCGGCATGAGACTTGGAAACGGGCTCGACCGACCCGTCGCTAAGCAACACCTCCCAATGACGGTGGTGATGCAGGAGTCGTTCGACATGCTGGCGGTTCACAATCGTCGAACGATGAATGTGTAAAAATCCCCATCCGTCGAGCATTTGCTTCATCTTGTGGATGGTGGTGTGGAGCAGCCAGCTGACATCGCGGGCATGGACCCGCATGTAATCCCGCTCCGCCGTAACCTTGATGATCGAGGAAAAATCAACGCGTTGCCGTCCGTCGGCGCAGGGCACCCACAAGCATTCGTCACCATCCGCGGAACGGACGAAGCGCTTGCAGACAAAGCTCGTTTCGTAATGGGTTACGAACTGGCGGAGGTCGGCGGCCATTAAATGCAACGTTTCGTTGAATTCGAGCAGAGACGAGAAGCGAAGCTGGACGATGAAATCGAACGCCCCTTCGGTCTCCAGCGACACTTCAGCCAAGGAAATGATGCTGCTTTTGAAGGCAGCAAGGCCAGCGGGATCCGCCCGGTGATCTATAGCCAGGCATAGCAACACCAGCAGGCCGTCATCGATGACTGCAAGTCTCGATGTCATAAGGCGCACCCCCTTCCGGCCGAGCCCGGAAGCGAGACTAATTTAACAGAAATCTAACGGCGGAGCGAATAACATCGCGCGGATTTGCGCGTGATGCGTGAACTATCTTTCCCGCAACTCGACAAGGGACTGCCGCGCGAGATCGATTTCCTTCTTCGTCAGGGGCCGCGCATCGGCCGGAACGCAGCGGCGGCCGAGGCTGTCGGACAGGGCGACGCACATCGCGATACCGTCGCGCAAAGCGTTGCTGAAATAGTTGAGGAAGACGACGTGCTGACGCGCGGCCGCAGCAATCTTGTTCTTGAACGCATGGTCCGCGCACAGGGCCTTTGAGTCATACTGGATCGCCAGCGGCTCACCGCCGGTGTCCGGACTGAAGCGGATCATAACGCGCGGATCGGTATTCGGGACCGGGTCCATGCTGATCGCGAACGACCGGAAATAGTCGATCTGTTTCTGGCTGAACTGCAGGGTCGACTGAAAGCGGGCGATCGCGGTGCGCACCTCCTTGCGTTCGATCGAGGCCAGGCCGCCCGCCCCCATCAACTCCTGATAGACCGACGTCGGGGCGGCGATCGCGGGCATCATGCCGAAGGTGTTGATCGCCTGGAAATCATCGGCCGACGGACATTCCCCGTTACCGAGAGCGGCGGCGAAGATCTCTTCCCGTCGAACGAACGGCGCCATCTGGTCGTGCATGTTGCGGATGACCGCGACGTCGCCTTCACTCTCCTCCTGCAACCGCTCCATCAACTCGTGATGACGGGCGGCTTCGCTGCGTCGTTGTCCCCACTCCTGCAGTTCGAACGCGATGAGGATGCCCGCAAGGACACCGAGCGTCTCCAGCGCGAGGAGCAGCCACTCGCGATCGTCGATGCGCCGGAATGCGTCCCCTACGCGACGGAACAGGACCATGTCGCCCGACCCCCGTGGTTAACAATTCGAAGGATGATTTCGATTGGAGCCGCACGCAAGAGGCGCGTCGAAGGAGAGTGACGAGGGGTCCGCCAAGATTTGTGTAACATATTGGCACAGGCGGTTTTTAACCAATGCAATTCAACTGGCGTTTAATTAACACTGCGGTTAACAGCTACTCACCTTTGTAGGGGCAACACCAAATGAAGAAGTTAGTTCTCGCGCTCTGCGCAATGGGCGCGGCTACCCTGGCGACGCCGGCGATGGCTGCCAATACCGTGGACACCACAATCGTCGATCCCTGCTCAGCGGGGTATGTGCAAGGTGCCGTCGCCTGCCAAGGTTATTATGGAAAAAATTGGATCACGGGCGGCGTCGGTTCGGCGACCACCCAGGAGCAGATGGACGCAATTTATGCTTTGCTGAACGGCACGGCGCAGGTTGGTGATCTTAAACCGACTGACAACACTAATTCGTACACGCCGCCTTACACTGGTGACTTCAGCCACGTCCTCGCAGCGGTGACCGGACTCAGCGGAGCCAATCAATTCGTTTTTTCAAACTTTTATATGACCGGCCTCACAGTCGTTGGAGCGCACTTCGGCAATAATACCGACAGCGATAAAAATAACGTGACAGCATTTTGGTTAGTTGACCTTGGGGCGACGCCGACAAACGCAATTTCACTGAATGGTTCTGGCGACGGGACCTCGAATGCGCAGGTGTTCGCGACAAATGTGCGTCCGGCGGTTCCGGAACCGGCGACCTGGGCGATGATGCTGCTCGGCTTCGGCGCCATCGGCATGGCTTCGCGCCGCAGCCGCAAGCCGGTGCTCGCGCAGATCGCCTAAGCTCAATTCCTGACTATCGAAGACGACGGGCGGTCCTCACGGGCCGCCCGTTTTCGTTTGGCAATCGGACGAATGAACAGCAGAAGCGGCGCATGACCGTGCGCACCGTTGCCATGCTGACCGCGGGGGGTCTCGCGCCATGCCTGTCGGCGGCGGTCGGCGGACTGATCGAGCATTATACCGAGGTCGCGCCCGACGTCCGCATCATCGCGTACCTCAATGGCTATGCCGGGCTGCTGACGGGCAAGTCGGTCGAGGTGACCGACAAGGTGCGTGCGACGGCGAAGCGGCTCCATGCTTTCGGCGGCAGTCCGATCGGCAACAGCCGGGTGCGGCTGACCAATGCCGAGGATTGCATCAAGCGCGGGCTGGTCCAGCCGGGCGAGGATCCGCTGCAAGTGGCGGCGGAGCAGTTGCGGCGCGACGGTGTCGACGTGCTCCACACGATCGGCGGCGACGATACCAACGGGACCGCGGCCGACCTCGCCGCCTTTCTCGACAGCCATGGCTATAGGCTGACGGTGGTCGGGCTGCCCAAGACGATCGACAATGATGTGATTCCGATCCGCCAGACGCTCGGCGCTTGGAGTGCGGCGGAACAGGGGGCGCTCTATGCCCGCAACATCATTGCCGAAAGCTCGTCCAATCCGCGGGTGCTGATCGTGCACGAGGTGATGGGCCGAAACTGCGGTTGGCTGACCGCGGCGACCGCGCTGGCGCATCACCAGTGGGTCAAGGACGCCGGGTTCGCCGAGTGGCTGGAGAACAGCGCGGCGCGATGGGACGTGCATGGGGTGTATGTGCCCGAGCGTCCGTTCGACATCGCCGAGGAAGCCGCGCGTCTGCGGCGGACGATGGACGAGCAAGGCGGGGTGAACCTGTTCATCTCCGAAGGCGCGGGCGTGCGCGAGATCGTCGCGGCGATGGAGACGGCTGGCGACCCCGTGCCCCGCGATCCGTTTGGCCACGTCCAGCTGGACAAGGTCAATCCGGGCGAATGGTTCGGCCGGCAGTTTGCCAAAGCGCTCGGTGCGGAAAAGGTGCTGGTACAGAAGAGCGGATACTTCGCCCGGTCCGCGCCGGCCAACGACGTCGATCTCGCCCTCATCCGCGCCTGCACGACTTACGCGGTCGACGCGGCGTTGCGCGGCGAATCCGGTGTCGTCGGCGAAGACGAAGAGCGCCGCAACGAACTGCGCGTCATCGAATTCGAGCGGATTGCCGGCGGGAAGGCGTTCGATACGTCGGTGCCATGGTTCACCCAGCTGCTGCGAGAATTGGGACAAGCTTGATCCCTGCGGCGGGTGACGGCGGGATTAAAGGTTGGTCACACTGAAACTGCCGATGAAGCGCGCCCGTTGAGCGAGCGGCAACGCCAATATCAACGAAGTATCGAGTATGAACCGCATCATTGCCGCGATCGTTCTGGGTTCGGCCGCCACGGCGCCCGTCATGGCCCAGATGCCGCAGCCCCGCCCACCGATGATGGCGTGGAATCCTGGCACCTTTTGGCGAGGCGCACCGGCCAATCCCTACGATCGCATCCAGTTCCTGCAGGAGCGCGTGAACCGCGGGGTCCGCAACGGGAGCCTCGACCGGCGCGAGGCCATGCGAGTCAATCGCGAGCTTGCCGGCGTGCGGGCCTGGATCCAGCAGAAGCATTGGCAGGACGGTGGGCGGCTGACGCCGCCGCAACGAGCGATGATCCAGGGGCGGCTCGACCAGATCAGTCGTCAAATCCGGTGGATGAAGCGGACCGACTGGTAGAACGACAGGCGCCCGGCCCAGCGCCGGGCGGCTAGCTGCTCGGGATAGTTGTGTTCGGCCCCGCCCCGCGCTGCTGCCAATAGGTCGTCAGCCCCAGCTCGTCGCATAGGGCAGCGAAGCGCCTGTCCTGGCGTACGCTTGC
Coding sequences within:
- a CDS encoding PEPxxWA-CTERM sorting domain-containing protein; its protein translation is MKKLVLALCAMGAATLATPAMAANTVDTTIVDPCSAGYVQGAVACQGYYGKNWITGGVGSATTQEQMDAIYALLNGTAQVGDLKPTDNTNSYTPPYTGDFSHVLAAVTGLSGANQFVFSNFYMTGLTVVGAHFGNNTDSDKNNVTAFWLVDLGATPTNAISLNGSGDGTSNAQVFATNVRPAVPEPATWAMMLLGFGAIGMASRRSRKPVLAQIA
- a CDS encoding pyrophosphate--fructose-6-phosphate 1-phosphotransferase, whose amino-acid sequence is MTVRTVAMLTAGGLAPCLSAAVGGLIEHYTEVAPDVRIIAYLNGYAGLLTGKSVEVTDKVRATAKRLHAFGGSPIGNSRVRLTNAEDCIKRGLVQPGEDPLQVAAEQLRRDGVDVLHTIGGDDTNGTAADLAAFLDSHGYRLTVVGLPKTIDNDVIPIRQTLGAWSAAEQGALYARNIIAESSSNPRVLIVHEVMGRNCGWLTAATALAHHQWVKDAGFAEWLENSAARWDVHGVYVPERPFDIAEEAARLRRTMDEQGGVNLFISEGAGVREIVAAMETAGDPVPRDPFGHVQLDKVNPGEWFGRQFAKALGAEKVLVQKSGYFARSAPANDVDLALIRACTTYAVDAALRGESGVVGEDEERRNELRVIEFERIAGGKAFDTSVPWFTQLLRELGQA
- a CDS encoding LytTR family DNA-binding domain-containing protein; the protein is MTSRLAVIDDGLLVLLCLAIDHRADPAGLAAFKSSIISLAEVSLETEGAFDFIVQLRFSSLLEFNETLHLMAADLRQFVTHYETSFVCKRFVRSADGDECLWVPCADGRQRVDFSSIIKVTAERDYMRVHARDVSWLLHTTIHKMKQMLDGWGFLHIHRSTIVNRQHVERLLHHHRHWEVLLSDGSVEPVSKSHAAETVRALAEQGSSMEVPIVEKPPKPVEINLRQ
- a CDS encoding UrcA family protein; translation: MDARQLACIGAAAFVGSLLVTATASMAKNSQPVVIEKHIDPLTRYVSFADLSLTSKEGKHLLYRRVGQAVDEVCPLSLSSDEAEFAVTYDRLYCKDYAWRGAQPQIRKAIRAAEVGTPLVMTLGITGAQK
- a CDS encoding UrcA family protein produces the protein MRQLAFVGAALAGSMLFSATSTARPVKPVVISKRVDPMVRYVSYADLSLTSREGKRLLIHRVYAAVDEVCPVRLTADRVDDTADYDRHYCQDGAWAGARPQIRQAFRAASFGTPLVMTISIAGASR